ATACCGAGGAAGATGTGGACTACGTGCTCGAAGTTCTCCCGGGCATAGTAGAAAAGCTGCGTCAGATGTCGCCATTATTTCCCAAGGAAGGGAGGTAGCGAAAGATGTATAATGAAAAAGTAATGGACCATTTTACAAACCCCAGAAACGTGGGAGAAATACCCGATGCGGATGGAATCGGAGAAGTAGGGAATCCCGTCTGCGGGGACATGATGAAAATATATATAAAAGTTAAAGATGATGTAATTGAAGACATAAAGTTCAAGACCTTCGGCTGCGGGGCTGCTATAGCCACCAGCAGCATGGTTACTGAAATGGTTAAGGGCAAGACTATCGAAGAGGCTTTAAAGGTTTCAAACAAGGCGGTGGCGGACGCTCTGGGGGGATTGCCGCCCGTCAAGATGCACTGTTCAAATTTAGCCGCCGACGCCCTGCATGCAGCCATAGAGGATTACAAAAAGAAAAAGGAGAGCAAAAATGTCGTTGAACAAAAATAGAGTAGTTGTTGCAATGAGCGGTGGAGTGGATAGCTCCACCTGCGCTTATTTATTAAAAAAACAGGGTTACGAAGTCATAGGTATAACGATGCAGATCTGGCAGGACCCTTCCGAAGATTATACCTACCGGGAAGGGGGCTGCTGTTCCATAGGTGCCGTGTATGATGCACGTAAAGTGGCCGAAAAGCTCGGGATTCCGTATTACGTTTTGAATTTCAAAGAAGAATTTAATCAGAAAGTGATAGAGTATTTTATTGAGGAATACCTGAGGGGCAGAACTCCGAACCCGTGTATAGCATGCAACAGGTACATCAAATTCGAGGCTCTTTTGCAGAAGGCAATGGAAGTCGATGCCTATTACCTAGCTACCGGTCACTACGCAAGGATAGAATACGATAGCGCATCAGGCAGGTACCTTTTGAAAAAGGCCGTAGATAAAAGTAAAGATCAATCTTATGCCCTTTACAATTTAACACAGGGTCAGCTCGAACACCTGATCATGCCCTTGGGATATTTTACAAAAAGCCAGATTCGAGATATTGCAAAGGAAGCCGGCCTACCCGTCGCTGAAAAGCCCGATAGTCAAGAAATCTGCTTTGTGAACGACGACTACAAAGAGTTTTTAAAAGAAAAAGCCTCCGGAAGGATAAAACCCGGTCCGATTGTGGATAAAAACGGGAGAATACTGGGACAACACAAAGGGATCGCCTTTTACACAATTGGTCAGAGGCGCGGCCTCGGAATTTCGGCCGGAAAGCCGCTTTACGTGATAGATATTGACCGTAAAAGAAATGCCGTGGTAGTCGGCGAAGAAAAGGACCTTTTGACAAAGGAATTTACCGCCGACCACGTAAACTGGATAGCTTTTGATGTGCTGGACGATAAAAAGCGGGTTTTCGCCAAAATACGCTACAATTTCGACGAAAAGCCCGCCCAAATTATGCCTTTGAATTCCGGTATGGTAAAGGTGGTTTTTGACGAGCCTCAAAAGTCTGTAACTCCAGGACAGTCGGTTGTGTTTTACGACGGCGATGTGGTTTTGGGCGGCGGGATTATAAGTGAGAGAATCCAGTAATACACCCTAAAAAGGTGTATTTTTTTGTTTTTTTGGAGAAAATATGGATAGAGTTTGTTTAAGAAGGTGAAGAACTTGAACTGTCCTTTGTGCGGAGGAAACTCTACCGGCAAAGTGGGTACCAATCAGTATTATTGCTGGGACTGTTTTGTGGAATTTTCAATTAACAAAAATAAAGTAATGGTTTTCGAATTAAGTGATGACGGCAGTCTCGTACCTTACGGAAAAAAAGAGAAAATGAACTAATCGAATTTGGCCGTATCAATGGTCTATATATATCATCATATTATATATCATGATAGAGGGAGAGAGGCTTTTAGGCCTCTATTTTTTGTTTGTGATTGCAAATACTTTTCACTAAATAGCAATAAAGTAAAAACCGGTGATTGAGTATAATAATAATATCCTAAAAAGATATATTCGAACTTGACGCAACAAAACGATAGAGCTATTATATTTAAAAAGCTTATTTGTGAAAAGAATAACATTCTCAAGGGGGTTTTCAAATGAATTTAAAATTCAATGAGCTTTTAAAACCAATTCAAATTGGGTCAATGCAACTTAGAAACAGGATTGTCATGCCTGCCATGGTTACAAATTACGCTGCTGCTGATGGTGCAGTTACTGACCGCTTTAAATCTTATCACCAGGTGAGAGCAAAAGGTGGAGTTGGCTTAATTATTATTGAAGCTACGTATGTACATCCAAGCGGTAAAGGCTTTAAGAACCAAGTTGGTATTTACAAAGATGAATTAGTGGCTGGCCTTAGAGAATTAACTGAAGCAGTGCATGAGTATGGCGCCCGAATCGCTGTGCAACTTTATCATGCCGGAAGGCAGACAACTTCGAAAGTTACTGGAATGAGTGTAGTTGCCCCTTCACCTATTCCATGCCCGGTCAAGCATGAAACGCCTAAGGAATTATCTATAGATGAAATAAAAGAGCTGGTAGAAGCCTTCGGTCAAGCCGCGAGGCGCGCTAAAGAAGCGGGGTTCGATGCCATAGAGATTCACGGCGCTCATGGTTACCTAATTAATCAATTTTTATCGCCGTATAGCAATAAACGAACTGACGAATACGGTGGGACTTTTGAGAACAGGATGAGGTTTCCGTTAGAAGTTGTTAAGAGAGTGAGGGAAGAAGTCGGAGCAGATTTTCCAATTATATACCGCATTAGTGCTGAAGAATACGTCACCGGAGGACTTACAATTGAAGACACTAAAGTATTTGCCCGGAAATTGGTAGAAGCAGGAATTAATGCTTTGCACGTTTCGGGTGGAGTTTATGAATCCTCGGCAATGATTATTCAACCCGCCGCTATTTCCCAAGGCTGTTTTGTAGAAAATGCGGCAGCTATAAAGAAAGCAATAAATGGGAAGGTACCTGTAATTGCTGTCGGTAGGATCAAAGATCCGGTTATGGCTGAACAAGTTATTCAGGAAGGCAAGGCTGATTTAGTGTCTATGGGGAGGGCGTTATTAGCAGATCCAGAACTGCCTAAAAAAGTATCTGAAGGCAGGATTCAAGAAATAAGAAAATGCATTGGCTGCAATCAGGGCTGTGTTGATCGCTTGTTCCAAGACCTTGATATTTCCTGCATTTCAAATGCGTTAACCGGGCATGAAACCGAATTTGATGTGGGAAGTCCAGCGAATAAAATGAAAAAGGTGTTAGTAATCGGTGGTGGACCTGGTGGATTGGAAGCAGCCAGAGTGGCAGCTTTACGAGGGCATGAAGTGATTCTTTATGAAAGAGAAGACGAATTGGGTGGGCAGATGCAAATTGCTGCCGTACCACCTCACAAAGAAGAGATAAATGATTTGGCTGATTTTCTTATCAATCAGGTAGAAAAATCTGGCGCTATAATTGTAAAGGGCAAGGAAGCAGATTTGAAGACAATTCAAGAGATTAAACCTGATGTGGTAATCGTAGCCACAGGAGCTGAACCGGTAATTCCTGAAATTCCTGGCATTGTTCAAGAAAATGTCATCACAGCGCATGATGTTCTTAGAGATTCGGCTAATGTGGGTAAGAAAGTAGTTGTTATTGGCGGTGGAATGGTAGGTTGTGAAACCGCAGAATTTTTAGCTGATCGTGGAAAAGAGGTTACGGTTGTGGATATATTGGACGAGGTAGCGGCAGATGTTGGGGCCCCGACAAGAGGTTTGTTACTAAATCGAATGGCTGAAAAGAAAATTAAAATATTGACAAAGAGTAAAGTCAAAGAGATATCAGGGGACAGAGTCATTATAGAAGGTGAAAATGGCATAACAGAAATATCGGGTATAGATACAGTCGTAATTGCGGTGGGATCGAAGCCTAAGGATGATTTATTAAAGCTAATCGAAGCTGAGGGTATACCTTTGTACTCCATTGGCGACTGTGTCAAGCCGAGAAGGTTCATGGATGCCATTCACGAAGGTTTTCGCAAAGCTTATAGCTTGTAATCCGAAAGCTTTATCGAAAAAGTGGCTGCTTAAAAATGTGGAAGCAGCCACTTTATTTTTTGAATCACCTGAGCTTCCATGGCGAACAAAAAAGGTGGATTAATAAATATAAAGCTATAAATAAGGAAATAATAAGGCTAAAGGAAGAGTTTTAAGAATTTGTTAGATACGTTATCGAGATTGATGTAGTGTGTTGTTTATTTTTCTTATTCGAGATGTGATAAACGGAGGTAATTCATCATGAGGTCCGGATTTATGGGTGGGCTTTTTGCAGGCATTTTAGCCGGTACTTTGATGACGATACTATTCGGCCCTTCATCGGCGGTGCGAGCAGGTAAAAAGCTTTCTAAAATTTCCAGGTGCTTAAAAAAGAAGACCGAGGGAATGCTCAAAAAGGTAAAAGATAGAGAGTGATGGGAAATGCGCGTTAAATTCTTTCATGACCGGATATTTATATACCGGCTTTTTTTATTTACCGTTCTAATTTTGCTGGCGATTCTCATTTACAGGGTGAGGAACAAACTTTCTAATGTATTGCTTCCCTTTGGAGTCGGTATATTGATCGCCTATACCCTTAACCCGGTGGTCTTATTCTTAACGGCAAAGGGCTTTAAGAGAAACGTAGCCGTGGCACTAATATACTTCATACTCTTATGTTCCCTGGCGGTGGCCATGATTTACCTAGTACCGGTAATTATAACAGAGCTGAACCTACTGATTGATGCGGTCCCCTTTTATGCCAGGGAAGTTCAGTATTTTGTATATGAGTTCAGGAAAAACTATATGAGCAGCTTACCTGCGGGAATCCAGGAAGTTATAGACAGGAATATTGATCAAATGGAGAGCATACTGCTGGATCTTTTACAAAACCTGGTGAGCATACTGCTGGGCTGGTTTTCAGGGCTGTTCAGCTTCATCCTGGGACCGATACTTGGTTTTTATATACTGAAAGACCTCGATAGGTTGAAAAACAGCATGACCAGGTACATTCCTGCCGAACATCGTGATCGTGTTTTTCATTGGGTGCGAAAAGTAGATTCCACGCTGGGACGTTACGTAAGAGGACAGTTAACCGTAAGCCTGATTGTAGGGATATTGACGAGCTTGGCTCTCTACAGCCTGGGGATAGATTTTGCTCTACTGATAGGCATTCTTGCGGGGATAACGAACATAATTCCATACTTTGGGCCCGTAATAGGAGCTGTACCGGCGGTTGCCATAGCTTTACTGAAAGAACCCGGTAAAGTGCCGTGGGTGGTTTTAGCCTTTGCTTTAATACAGCAGGTGGAAAGCGGTATAATATCTCCCCACATTGTGGGTGAAAACCTGGGGTTGCATCCGATTACGGTTATCCTTTCTTTGTTGATAGGAGGAACTTTTTTCGGAGTCTGGGGGCTAATCCTCGCAGTACCGGCAACGGCACTGCTTAAAGCCATAATGATAAGCATCCTAGAGAAACTCGAGACCTGATGAAATATTTTTTCTATTGACAATGGACTAAAGCGTGTGTTATAGTTAACCAAAAAATACGAATACCTCATCTCGGAATGAGTTGAGGTAGAGGCGCGACAGACCAAGAGTACCCTTGTAGAGGCGCGAGAGGCCGAAGATGCATGGGGAAAGGGGTCGTCGCCGAAGTGCAATCCGATTCTCGTAGGATTGTGCTGGGCCTATATCGAACAGGTATAGGACTGTCACCAAAAAACTTCCCCGGTTTTTTGGTGAAGCGCTACTTCATTCTTGGGGAGAGAGGAGGTATTTGCCTAGAGGAGAGCGAGACAGCCGGCAAATATCTGCGGTTGTCTTTTTATTTTACAATACGGTGAATATCTACGGTTTTATTTTTTCATTTATGAAAGGAGCAAAATAAGATGCTGGTCGGCAACATCAGCATTAACAGCAAGGGGCATCTGGAAATATGCGGATGCGACGCTGTAGACCTTGCAAGGGAATTCGGGACGCCCCTTTACGTTATGGATGAGTCCCACATAAGGCAAAATTGCAGGCTTTATAGAGAAACACTCAATTCCCTACACCCAGACAGCGGTGTGATCTATGCGGGAAAGGCCTTTTTGACCATGAACATGTGCAGGATAGTGGAACAGGAAGGACTATATCTCGATGTGGTTTCTGGTGGAGAACTATATGTGGCGATTAAAGCCGGGTTTCCCGCAGAGAAGATATACTTTCACGGTAACAACAAGTCCTACGAGGAATTGAAAATGGCTATCGATTATAATGTAGGGCATATAGTCGTTGACAATTTTCATGAGATGGAAATGCTAAACGATCTTACAAAAAAGCTGCGTCACAGGGTGAATATATTGTTACGCATATCCCCGGGGATAGAGGCCCATACCCACGACTATATAAAGACCGGACAGCTGGACTCCAAATTTGGTTTCGGCCTTGAAAACGGTCAGGCGATGATGGCAGTAGACAGAGCCCTCGGGATTAAGGGCGTAAGGCTGGTAGGATTCCACTGCCACATAGGATCACAAATATTTGAAACAGAGCCCTTTGAATTGGCGGCGGAACTCATGATGAAATTTGTGAAATCGGTTAAATCACGGTTCGGGCATGGAATAAGGCAGCTCGATTTTGGAGGCGGGTTTGGAGTAAAATATACCGAGGAAGATAAACCACTCCATCCGCGAGAATACCTGATGACATTGGTGGAATCGGTGAAGCGATGGGCCCGGGAACTGAACGTGGCCGTTCCCAGGATACTGGTAGAGCCGGGAAGGGCTATTGTGGGGCCTGCTGGGATTACTCTCTATACTATTGGAGCCATAAAGGATATTCCAGGTGTGAGGAAATACGTCAGTGTGGATGGAGGAATAAGCGACAATATAAGGCCGGCCCTCTACGGTGCAAGATACTCAGCGGTTCTGGCCAATAAGGCCGGCATGCCTGTAGAAGAGACTGTTTCGATAGCAGGCAAGTGCTGCGAATCCGGTGATATGCTCATTTGGGACATAAAATTACCGAGGGTGAGCACTGGGGATATTCTAGCAGTTTTCTGCACGGGTGCATATCACTACTCAATGGCTAGCAATTACAATATGATACCGCGACCAGCGGTGGTTTTCGTAAGGGACGGCATTGCCCGGCTGGTAGTGAAGAGGGAAACGTACAAGGACCTGCTCAGAAACGAGATATTCGAACCAGGAAAAAAAGCGATCTCTTCGGTCATGTAGTTTTAGGTGCGCGAGAGCGCACTTTTTTCATTTAAACAAAAATGGTATAATGCTGTTGGGAAATATTATGCGAAAGGATGTTTAAAATGCCGTATTTTTCAGGTCCGGAAATGCTGATCAGAATTCCAGCCCTCTTAATCGCTATTACTTTTCACGAATATGCTCACGCGAGGGTCTCTTACGCCCTAGGAGATCCTACTCCGAAATGGACCGGCAGATTGACTCTAAACCCGCTATCCCACCTGGACCCGATCGGACTACTCATGTTGTGGATATTTAAATTCGGATGGGCAAAACCTGTAATGGTGGACCCCGGGTATTACAGGAACCGCAAAACCGGTATGATACTTACATCAATGGCAGGGCCTCTCACGAACTTACTGCTCGCCTTAATAACATTGGCACTGCTTAAATTGGATATTTTTTCGGGACTTTCGGCGAGCTTTATTGAGATGCTTTTCTTTTATAATTTAATCCTAGCCGTTTTTAACCTGATACCTTTACCCCCTCTTGATGGGTCCAAGATACTGTCCGGTTTTTTGCCCGGAAGTTTGAGCGATACATTTGCCCAGCTGGAGACTTACGGGCCATTAATCCTTATATTCCTCGTTTACTTCAACATCATAGATATTATACTTGACCCCCTCATATTGGTAGTTTTAAACATTTTGGACTCTATAACCAGTTTGTTGATCTTTTAAGTGGCAAAAAAGGGTGAATTGCGTGGCGTTAAACGTAAAACTCGAAGCCTTTGAAGGTCCGTTGGACCTTCTTCTCCATCTTATAGAAAAGAACCAGATTAACATTTACGATATACCCATATCGGAACTGACGGATCAGTATCTGAGCTATCTGGAAGGACTTGAAAAACTAGATATAAACCTGGCCAGCGAATTTTTGCTAATGGCCGCCACTTTACTTAGTATCAAATCCAGAATGTTGCTTCCGACTATGAAGATCGATGATGTTCAGCTGGAGATAAGCGCCGTAACGGACGAAGAGGATCCGAGGACTGAGCTGGTGGACAGGCTGATGGAATATAAAAAATATAAAGAAATAGCAATGATTCTGAAAGAAAAAGAGGAGAATGAGAGCAGGATTTTCAAGCGCAAACCGGAGGATTTATCCTTTTTATGGGAAGATGATTTTGTCCTCTCGAAGATAACCTTTGACGATCTAATATCCGCCTTTTCACGAATTATAAAGAATCAGAAGCTTACCGAAAATCTAAATCCCCGGAAGATATTAAAGGAACCTTTGCCCCTGAATGTAAAAATAGAACAGGTTTATGGAATAATTTCCAGGAGAAAAAAGGTATCTTTTAAGGAATTGTTCAGGGAAAATGCTTCTAAACTAGAACTAATAGTTACCTTTCTTGCAGTACTTGAGCTGATAAAATTAAACAAAATAAAAGCGTATCAGAACGAGGTATTCGGCGAGATAACGGTCGTTTTAAAGGAGGAAGCCTGATGGACAGAGAACGGGCTATGGGGATTTTGGAGGGTATATTGTTTTCCGCCGGCGACCCGGTGGCGGTAGAAGATCTGGTAAAGGCACTGGAAGCCCCAAAAGAGGAAGTTATGCGCCTGATAAATGACATGAAACAGGAATATAATTCAAAAAAAAGAGGAATCATGATATCTGAGGTGGGTGAAAAGGTTAGATTAACTACCAAGCCCGACATTTATCCTTATATTGAAACGATATTTAAACCCAGGGTAAAAAGCCAGCTTTCCAGGGCTGCTCTGGAAACCCTGGCGATAATAATGTTCAAGCAGCCGATAACGAAAACCGAAATTGAAGCGATAAGAGGCGTTAATGTGGAAAAAACCCTAAACAGCTTATTAGAAAAGAATCTTATATGCGAAATGGGACGCCTGGAGGCGCCGGGACGGCCCATTTTATACGGCACCACTCAGTATTGCCTGGAATACTTCGGCTTGAACTCTATTGAGGAATTGACCAAACTCGAATTAAGCGTAAAATAAGGGGATTAAAGTGCTGGTTTTATTAGTAATCGGCTTAACCGTTTTGCTTATTGTGTTTATTCCCGTATCCTACAATATAATTTTCAGCTGGAAAGATTCACAAAAAAGAATATATATAAAAATATCGATTTTAGGACTTATAGTAATACAGAGGAATTCGTTAATCTCTTCAGGTACCAGAAGGGGAGCCGCAAAATCGACGTCAAATAATCATTCTATGACGTCCCAAAGAATACTGCGCTATATTTTTAAAATCGCCAAAATAAAAAAAAATAACGCTTCGAATAAAATACGGATTCGGTGATCCTGCTCTTACCGGCATATCCGCAGGGATGATTTGGGGCCTAGCTCATTTTGTATTATATCGCTTTTTTGGCCTGTATAATTCCTGTTTTTCGCTGGATATACAGCCGGATTTTAACGAAAATCCAACTACGGAGCTGTATTTAGAAAGTATAATAAATGCAAGAATAGGTCATATTATTATCGCAGGGCTATTATTGCTGACATCAAGGTTGAAGCACAAAAAAGGTGAGGGAGCGAAAGCGAGATGGACGGACATCCTATTGAAAACCTCATGAAAACGGCCATGGAAAGCATAAAGGACATGGTAAATGTCAACACCATAATAGGAGATGCCGTGGAAACCCCGGACGGCAATGTTATTATCCCGGTATCTCGGGTCACCTTTGGTTTTGCTGCAGGGGGGAGCGAGATGCCGGTAAAAGACGGTCAGGATAAAGATAAAAATCAGGAACCGCAGAAAATGCCTTTTGGAGGCGGCAGCGGAGCGGGTGTTTCGGTGCAACCCGTTGCTTTTATGGTGGTAGGGCAGGGACAGGTTAGACTACTGCCGGTATATCAAGACGCAATGTGGGAGAGGGTTATAGATGCAGCTCCGCAAATACTGGATCAGTTAAAATCAGTATTGAAAAAAAATCACGAGCCCATGGTGGTCCAGCCAAAGTAGACTGGGCCTTATTTATTTGTTAAAATAAAAAAAACGAGTATTATCATTTCCCGGGAGAGGAGTTTAGGAATGGAACTTCAGGAGGCTATGAACCTGATATGGGAAAACAGAAAATACGAGACAGCGGACCCTAAGGAAGCCATAAGCCACCTAAACGAGGAAGTTGCCGAATCCCTTAAAGCACTTTTAAGGGGTGAAACGGCAAAAGCCAAGCGGGAACTTGAAGATGCACTGTCGTGTCTTTTAATTGCCCTCAAGGTTATGGGTATAAATCCCGACGAAGCCGTCATGCGGCAGGTAAATCAAATGAAACAACGGCAAGATAAATTAATGATATTTAAGAAAGAGAGAGTGGAGATATACGTTAACGGCATTTTAAAAGGAGGCTGGTCGATAGGCAGCGAAGAGGATATTAAGGAAGCGGAGAAAATAGCCAAGGAATTCGGATGCAATATTTTGTATGAAAATAATTGAAACCACTGTAAATCCCTCCAGCTTTTTGCGGAATTTTAAACACGCTTTCTACAAAAAATAACCTTAGCTGGAGGGATTATTATGTTCAAGAAGTGCGTTTCAGCCACTATGGTCTTTGTTATACTGTTTACTTCGGGCTTTTTTATTTCTGGTTCAGAAGCAAAAGAGTTAAATCTATCCTTGAATGCCCGCGCGTATGTACTTATGGACCCTGTTTCCGGCAGGATTCTGGTAGAAAAAAATTCTGAAATCAGACTTCCGATGGCAAGTACTACTAAAATAATGACGGCCATCGTGGCTCTGGAAAAAGGTGACCTTAACTCTACTGTTACCGTAAGTCGTAAAGCGGCATCCGTAAGAGGCTCTTCCTTTCACCTGGAGCCTGGAGAAACTATGTCTCTGGAAAGCATGCTTTACGGACTGTTGCTACCATCAGGCAATGACGCTGCGGTAGCAATTGCAGAACATATAGGAGGAGACGTTAAAACTTTCGTGGAGCTTATGAATTTAAAAGCCCGGGAAATAGGTGCTTTTAACACCCATTTTAAAAATCCCCATGGGCTGGACGAGCCCGGGCATTTTACTACGGCGAAGGACCTGGCTTTAATTACGCGCTACGCTTTAAATATTCCAAAGTTCAGAGAAATAGTGAGAACGAAAGACATAATAATCACCGAGGGAAGGCGTCCGAGGCATATATACAATACCAACCGATTGCTCAGGGTCTCCGAAGAGATAGATGGCGTGAAAACGGGTTATACGGGAAAGGCCGGCAGGTGTCTTGTGGCGACAGCAGAGAGAAATGGCATGCGCCTTATATCGGTAGTACTTGACGCCCACGACCACTTTTCCAATACACTCAAGCTTTTAAACTACGGTTTTAGTACCTACAGGTTAAATAAGTTGGTCCAAAAAAATAATATTTACGCTGCCGTTCCTTTGAAAGGCGGCATCATCAACAAGGCGGTCCTTATTGCCGGAGAAGATGTGGCCTTACCCATGCGGGATGGTGAAAAGGCTCATTTAAAACTTGTTATACCTTCTTTCGTACCGGCTCCAGTCTTTAAAGATCAGGTCGTGGGTGAGATACAGGTGTTCATAGATGGTGTTTTAGTCCGCAGAGTCCCACTTTTATCGATTCAGGATATCAGGAAAAAGACGTTTTTTGACAGGTTTTACAGGATAATGATGGAATGGGTTACCTCTGGCGTATAGGCTTTTTTTTTTACTATGAAAAATACTTGGGATAAGAAGGATTGCAAATATGCATGTCGAATTAATAAAAGCCCATGAAAAGCACCTGCATAGACGAAAACGGACAGATTATAGGAAATCGCGTGCGATGGGGCTGTAAAGGCTCTTGTCAAGCTGATGGAAATTGTTGCGAAATACAGCTGGTATCTTGACTAACTGTTTTATTGGGGGGTTATAAAAATGGCTAAAGTTGTAGTCGTAGGTGGAGGATGGTCGGGGTGTGCCGCTGCTCTGGCAGCCAAAAAAGCCGGAGCGGAAGTAGTACTACTTGAAAGGACGGACATGCTGCTGGGGACCGGCCTGGTAGGCGGTATTATGCGAAATAACGGCAGATTTACGGCTACCGAAGAAATGATTGCTATGGGAGCCGGAGAGCTATTTCATGTTACGGACGCGGCAGCTAGGCATAAAAACGTTGAATTTCCCGGTCATAAGCATGCAACTCTTTATGACGTGGCTAAAGTAGAGCCGGCGGTGAGAAAAGTACTGTTGGACGCCGGAGTAGAGGTTCACACTAGAAGCCGTGTGAAAGATGTTGAAATGGATGGAAACAGAATAACGGCTGTTATAACCGATAACAACGAAAAGTTCCATGGTGATGTTTTTGTCGAATGTACCGGCACTGCCGGACCTCAGAGCAATTGTACCAAATACGGCAACGGGTGTGCTATGTGCATAATACGGTGTCCCAGTTACGGTGGGCGTGTGAGCATAGCCGCAAAGGCCGGTGTAAAAGAGATGATGGCAAAAAAAGCCGATGGCACTTACGGAGCTATGAGTGGTTCCTGCAAATTGCTCAAAGCGTCATTATCTCCGGAAATAGTCGATAAGCTCAACTCTACCGGCGTTGCAGTTATTCCTGTCCCGAAAGATGTTAGAGAAGATGAATATATACTCACAAAAAAAGCATGCCAGCAGTATGCTTTGAAGGAGTTCATTGAGAACGTGGTACTTTTGGAAACAGGGCACGCCAAATTGATGGCCCCGTATTTTCCGCTGGACCGGTTGCGCAAAATACCGGGATTTGAAAATGCTCGTTTTGAGGATCCATACGCAGGTGATATTGGAAATTCCATCAGGTATATGGCAATGTCCCCCAGGGATAACTACCTCAAAACCCTTGGGGTTGAAAACCTCTTTTGCGGAGGGGAAAAGGCAGGGCCGCTTGTAGGACATACGGAAGCCATCTGTACAGGAACCCTGGCCGGAGCGAATGCAGTAAGGTATGCTGC
The DNA window shown above is from Thermosediminibacter oceani DSM 16646 and carries:
- a CDS encoding DUF2953 domain-containing protein, whose protein sequence is MKYGFGDPALTGISAGMIWGLAHFVLYRFFGLYNSCFSLDIQPDFNENPTTELYLESIINARIGHIIIAGLLLLTSRLKHKKGEGAKARWTDILLKTS
- the ytfJ gene encoding GerW family sporulation protein, which codes for MDGHPIENLMKTAMESIKDMVNVNTIIGDAVETPDGNVIIPVSRVTFGFAAGGSEMPVKDGQDKDKNQEPQKMPFGGGSGAGVSVQPVAFMVVGQGQVRLLPVYQDAMWERVIDAAPQILDQLKSVLKKNHEPMVVQPK
- a CDS encoding FAD-dependent oxidoreductase, with translation MAKVVVVGGGWSGCAAALAAKKAGAEVVLLERTDMLLGTGLVGGIMRNNGRFTATEEMIAMGAGELFHVTDAAARHKNVEFPGHKHATLYDVAKVEPAVRKVLLDAGVEVHTRSRVKDVEMDGNRITAVITDNNEKFHGDVFVECTGTAGPQSNCTKYGNGCAMCIIRCPSYGGRVSIAAKAGVKEMMAKKADGTYGAMSGSCKLLKASLSPEIVDKLNSTGVAVIPVPKDVREDEYILTKKACQQYALKEFIENVVLLETGHAKLMAPYFPLDRLRKIPGFENARFEDPYAGDIGNSIRYMAMSPRDNYLKTLGVENLFCGGEKAGPLVGHTEAICTGTLAGANAVRYAAGVNLVEIPTDLAVGDAISYVNEQMKTEEGISKKYTFSGSVYFERMKRLGLYTTDIEEIKNRVRKAGMIDFFNRKVI
- the scpB gene encoding SMC-Scp complex subunit ScpB, producing MDRERAMGILEGILFSAGDPVAVEDLVKALEAPKEEVMRLINDMKQEYNSKKRGIMISEVGEKVRLTTKPDIYPYIETIFKPRVKSQLSRAALETLAIIMFKQPITKTEIEAIRGVNVEKTLNSLLEKNLICEMGRLEAPGRPILYGTTQYCLEYFGLNSIEELTKLELSVK
- a CDS encoding D-alanyl-D-alanine carboxypeptidase family protein; this translates as MFKKCVSATMVFVILFTSGFFISGSEAKELNLSLNARAYVLMDPVSGRILVEKNSEIRLPMASTTKIMTAIVALEKGDLNSTVTVSRKAASVRGSSFHLEPGETMSLESMLYGLLLPSGNDAAVAIAEHIGGDVKTFVELMNLKAREIGAFNTHFKNPHGLDEPGHFTTAKDLALITRYALNIPKFREIVRTKDIIITEGRRPRHIYNTNRLLRVSEEIDGVKTGYTGKAGRCLVATAERNGMRLISVVLDAHDHFSNTLKLLNYGFSTYRLNKLVQKNNIYAAVPLKGGIINKAVLIAGEDVALPMRDGEKAHLKLVIPSFVPAPVFKDQVVGEIQVFIDGVLVRRVPLLSIQDIRKKTFFDRFYRIMMEWVTSGV